Genomic window (Jeotgalibaca ciconiae):
AGCAGCTGTGATGAGACAAGTGCAGCTGTCATAAAAAACGGCGATACAATTCTATCAAATATTGTTGCTTCACAAATAAAAAGTCATATGCGTTTTGGGGGAGTCGTACCGGAAGTTGCCAGTCGCCATCATGTAGAACAAATTACACAAATTGTTGAAGCTTCTTTGGAAAAGGCAAGAGTTACCATGGAGGATATTGATGCGGTTGCAGTTACAGAAGGTCCTGGTTTAGTAGGTTCCTTATTGATAGGAGTCAGTGCTGCAAAGGCACTGGCATTTGCAAACAGCAAACCTTTAATTGCTACGAACCATATTGCCGGGCATATCTATGCAAATCAACTTGTACAACCGCTCCAATTCCCTTTGCTAGCGCTGGTTGTCAGCGGGGGACACACAGAGCTAGTTTATATGCCCGAAGATGGGGTTTTCGAAACGATTGGTGAGACGCGTGATGATGCAGCAGGCGAAGCTTACGATAAGATTGGACGAGTTCTAGGTCTTCCATATCCAGGCGGAAAAGTGTTGGATGAAATGGCGCATGAGGGAAAAGAAACGTTAAACTTTCCTCGAGCTATGTTGCAAGAAGATAATTATGATTTTAGTTTCAGTGGATTGAAAAGTGCTGTAATTAATACGATTCACAATGCCCGGCAAAAAGGGGATGACATTGACCCCTATGACATCGCAGCAAGTTTTCAAGCAGCAGTGGTTGAGGTGCTTGTGGCGAAAACAATACGAGCCGCAAAAGAAAAACCAATTAAGCAGTTGTTATTAGCTGGTGGTGTAGCTGCAAATAAAGGATTACGAGAAGCGCTGAGAAATGCAGTAGCGAAAGAGCTGGACGAAGTAGAGTTGATTATTCCACCGCTATCTCTTTGCGGAGACAATGCAGCCATGATCGGGGCTGCAGCTTACTCTCAATATCAAAATCAAGATTTTGCACAACTTAGCTTGAATGCAAGACCTGGATTATTGTTATAAGATGGGGCTTGTACAATTCAAACGACACTAAAAAATAAAAGAAGCTCCTGCTTGATAAAAGTCATTTATCAAGCAGGGGCTTCTTCTGGTGTACATTACACTACTCTAAATCTTCGAGCTCCAAGTTCATTTCTTCCCACTGATTCAAGAAAGTGTTTTGCTTGTCTTGCAGGTGTACAAGTTGATCATGAAATTCTTGTACTTTTTCATGGTCTCCAAAAACTTCTGGTAAAGTTAATTTTTTTTCTATATTTTCGATGTCTGCTTCAATTATTTCTAATTCCTCTTCAATCGATTCGATCATCCGCATTAATTTACGTTCGTTTTTTGCACGTTCTTTATTTGCTTGATAATCATTTTTGCTTTTCGCTGCGTTGGTTTCAGAAGAATCTTGGTCTTTCTCAATCTGTTCTTCGGCAGTGAGTAAAGCTAATTGCTCTTCTTCTTCTTTTTTCTCTAAATAATAATCATAATCGCCTAAGTAAAGTTGGCTGCCATTTTCTGAAAGTTCCAAAATACTGGTAGCAATGCGATTAATAAAGTAGCGGTCATGCGAGACAAATAGGAGCGTACCGTCATATTCGATCAAAGCATTTTCTAAGACTTCTTTACTGTCAATATCCAAGTGGTTTGTAGGCTCATCAAGCATGAGTACGTTATTTTTTTCCAATGCGAGTTTACATAAAGATAAGCGAGCTCTTTCGCCACCGCTCAGAGAATGAATGGTTTTCTCCACATCTTCTCCTGTAAAGAGGAAACTGCCGAGGATACTCCGAATATCGGTTTCATTCATTGTTGGATGCAGATCCCATATCTCCGCTAAGACAGTTTTATTGGTTGTTAAGTTTTTCATTTCTTGATCATAATAACCAATATCAAGATTAGATCCGTAATGAATTTTTCCATGAATCATCGGAAGTTCCTTATTTAATGTCTTTAACAGAGTGGACTTACCGATTCCATTAGGTCCCACGATCCCGATTGCTTGTTGTTTTCTCAAATCTAACTGAATTGGTGAAGAAAGAATTTCTCCCTCATAACCAATTGCCCCATCTTCCACGATCAAGACAACATTGCCGCTTTCTT
Coding sequences:
- the tsaD gene encoding tRNA (adenosine(37)-N6)-threonylcarbamoyltransferase complex transferase subunit TsaD, giving the protein MNEKEKTGLILAIESSCDETSAAVIKNGDTILSNIVASQIKSHMRFGGVVPEVASRHHVEQITQIVEASLEKARVTMEDIDAVAVTEGPGLVGSLLIGVSAAKALAFANSKPLIATNHIAGHIYANQLVQPLQFPLLALVVSGGHTELVYMPEDGVFETIGETRDDAAGEAYDKIGRVLGLPYPGGKVLDEMAHEGKETLNFPRAMLQEDNYDFSFSGLKSAVINTIHNARQKGDDIDPYDIAASFQAAVVEVLVAKTIRAAKEKPIKQLLLAGGVAANKGLREALRNAVAKELDEVELIIPPLSLCGDNAAMIGAAAYSQYQNQDFAQLSLNARPGLLL
- a CDS encoding ABC-F family ATP-binding cassette domain-containing protein, whose amino-acid sequence is MIVSHDRYFLDKVASSVYEISRHRIHHYKGNYSFYLQEKAARLEQEMKQFDKQQEEIAKLEDYIARNIVRASTTKMAQSRRKRLEKMSRLEKPKGDERSARFSFEVEKESGNVVLIVEDGAIGYEGEILSSPIQLDLRKQQAIGIVGPNGIGKSTLLKTLNKELPMIHGKIHYGSNLDIGYYDQEMKNLTTNKTVLAEIWDLHPTMNETDIRSILGSFLFTGEDVEKTIHSLSGGERARLSLCKLALEKNNVLMLDEPTNHLDIDSKEVLENALIEYDGTLLFVSHDRYFINRIATSILELSENGSQLYLGDYDYYLEKKEEEEQLALLTAEEQIEKDQDSSETNAAKSKNDYQANKERAKNERKLMRMIESIEEELEIIEADIENIEKKLTLPEVFGDHEKVQEFHDQLVHLQDKQNTFLNQWEEMNLELEDLE